The sequence TCTTCGAGCGTGCCCACGAGCTTGGCGAGCTCGGCGTTCGCGGCGACCTGCTCGTCGATGCGAGCCCGGAACTCGCGGCCCTGTTCGCGAAGCGCGTCGGTCGGGAAGATCCGCCCGGTCGCCGAGCTGATCGCCTCGAGCGCGCTGATCGCGACGGTCGGATACTCGGTGTCGGCGAGGTAGTGCGGGACGAGCAGCACGAACCCGGTCACCGGCCGCTCGAGCGCGTGCAGCTGATACTCGACGAGGTGCAGCGCGTTCGCGGGCGCTTCGGTGGTGGGGCGCCAGACCGACATGGCCTCGGTGAGCTCCGGGCGGTTGCCGCTGACCGTGAGCGAGATCGGCCGGGTGTGCGGCACGGGCATCGGGATCGCATTGATCCAGGTCACCGTCGACACGCCGAGATCTTCGATGAGTCCGAGGACCGCGGCCCCGAACCGGTTCCACTGGAAGTCGGGTTCGTAGCCGGTGAGGAGCAGGAACTGCTGCCCGATCTCGTCGCGTGCGAGCCGCAGCTGGAGCTTCGGCGGCCGGTAGTCGCCCAGGTGGTCGCCCTCGAAGAGGATGATCGGGCGGCGGGCGCGGTAGTCGAGCAGCTCGTCGGCGTCGAACATCGCGACGAGGGTGGAATCGAGGGTCGAGAGCAGGTACTCCGTGGTCTGCGCGACCGCCGCGCCGGCATCGGCGAAGCCCGTGAGCCCGGCGACGAGCGGGAGCCCCTCGGGCACCCGGACATCCGGGTTCAACTCGTAGAGGGAACGGGGATCGCGCATGCTTCCAGCGTACTGAGGCGGCGAAGCAGGGTCGG is a genomic window of Agromyces protaetiae containing:
- a CDS encoding proteasome assembly chaperone family protein; the protein is MRDPRSLYELNPDVRVPEGLPLVAGLTGFADAGAAVAQTTEYLLSTLDSTLVAMFDADELLDYRARRPIILFEGDHLGDYRPPKLQLRLARDEIGQQFLLLTGYEPDFQWNRFGAAVLGLIEDLGVSTVTWINAIPMPVPHTRPISLTVSGNRPELTEAMSVWRPTTEAPANALHLVEYQLHALERPVTGFVLLVPHYLADTEYPTVAISALEAISSATGRIFPTDALREQGREFRARIDEQVAANAELAKLVGTLEERHDSYMEDTVLRSPLTDEDGELPSADEIAAELEKFLAFRRGRDDDTPLGG